One genomic segment of Zymoseptoria tritici IPO323 chromosome 5, whole genome shotgun sequence includes these proteins:
- a CDS encoding uncharacterized protein (secreted small (74aa) peptide. Predicted glycosylated at Ser74. No hits with protein databases, neither hypothetical. Probable Mg specific protein (novel gene).Unknown function.) → MQFSNVVLLCLSMACAVFAHGKCDVTRNKCNVSTGNEPIWIKCHDSPLDCVYQNDWCNPDPENSGWAFCSDQTS, encoded by the exons ATGCAGTTCTCCAACGTCGTCCTTCTCTGCCTCTCTATGGCCTGCGCCGTCTTCGCCCACGGC AAATGCGACGTGACTAGGAACAAGTGCAACGTCAGTACCGGCAACGAGCCCATCTGGATCAAGTGCCACGAC TCTCCATTGGATTGTGTCTACCAGAATGACTGGTGCAACCCCGACCCGGAAAACTCCGGCTGGGCGTTCTGCTCAGATCAGACCTCCTAA